The Neptunomonas concharum genomic interval GAAAAGTGGAACGTATGTATCTATACCGACGAACCCGAAAACTTTGATGCACCTGTTTTTAATCAGGCATAACAAAGACGACCAGCCATTATCTCAGATTATGGCTGGAAATTTAGCTATAGCGCTTTTCCATATAAGCCTAATGTCACTTCATCCGATACGCGCTCTTGGACGCACTCATATGAAAAACCAAGCCTACTTAATAACCGTACGCAAGGGGTATTATTAGAAAGCGTAATTGCAACCACTCTATCTATGCCCAGCACATGCTTAGCAAAATTCAGTACCTCATTGGCCGACTCGAAAGCATACCCTTGCCCTTCCCACATCGGAAGAAAACCAAAACCCAAATCAATATCATTGAGTGAATCACGTTTAATCAACCCACAAAGTCCTATGGGTACATTATCAACTTTACGCTCGACCTTTAATAAGCCCATACCCGGTATTTGGTACATTGCGACCAAGGTATCCACTAAATAGGCTTCGGCATCAACCAGTGTACGTAACTGTTTATCCCCAACAAACTTTTTGAAGGCAGGCGTGTTGTACAGGTCAAATATGAATTCTGCATCTTCCAAGACGAGTTCTCGCATAACCAACCTGTCTGACAATAGATGTAAAGGCACATTCATACACTCACACGCGCTTCAACAAGCCTATGGACCCGCTGCCTAAGCTCAGGTAGTAGCTCTGCTTCAAACCAAGGGTTCCGACGAAGCCATAGATTATTACGTGGGCTAGGGTGAGGCAGAGGCACCTTATCAGGCCAGTAGTGCTGCCACGTTTGCACAAGCTGAGTAAGATTCCCACGATGATTTCGAAAATGATACGCTTGGGCATACTTGCCAAGTACTATCGTAAATTCAATATTAGGTAGCAGAGCGAGTACTTTTTCGCGCCATGTCAGTTCACACTCAGCTCTTGGTGGTAAATCCCCCGACTTTCCGGTACCGGGAAAACAAAATCCCATAGGAACGATAGCGATTTGCTCTTCGTCATAGAAAACTTCGCGAGATATCCCCAGCCAAGATCTCAATCGGTCACCACTCGCGTCATTAAAAGGAATTCCTGTCTCGTGGACTTTGCGGCCAGGTGCTTGTCCAACAAGCAAAATTTTTGCCTTAGGATTTAGCTGTAGCACCGGCCTAACACCATGCGCTAAATGGGCAGCGCACAAAGTACAAGCACGTACCTCAGCCAATACCGAATGATAGTCTTGTAGGGTCATACAGCTATATCTCGCATTAACAAGGCCTACTTATGATTTAAATCCGCAGCTTTTACATGCACTCTACCCGCTTTTATCTTCTTCAGATCCACCTCTAGCCTAATGGGTGACCAACCATGAATTTTATCCTGCGCTTCGATGTAAACCGTCGTTATCCCATCAGGCAGAGTTACTTGGCTAAGCCCGCGGGTAAACGGCTGTTCATCCACATGAGGGTGATGTAAAACCCTGTCACCTAATAGGTTGCCCTTAGCATCCACTACGCGCCAACGATTAGCATAATGATCCCAACCCGTATCGTCATGCTGTAGGGTGACAGTGATATTCCAAGTATTTCCACCTGCATGTCGAAAGTCTGCGGCTAAAATACTCACTTCACCTGCAATAACCGTATTCATAGAGCAGAGTATGAATAAAGCCATCCCCTGAGCTAAGCGCTTTTTCATCAGTCTTTACCTTTTAATTCACCCTTTTCTGGGCGGCATCTCATCATGCTGTGGCAAACTTTCAGGATCTACATACCAATCCCCACGAGATGCACAGAAGATGCTTTGGCTAGGTTTAATTTGTGGGTCATCATCTAACGTACCTGCAGGAATAACGACCGCTTTACCCGTTTTAGCGACCCACGGGAGGGAAGAACCACAATGAGAGCAAAACGATGTGGCGAAATGTTTCGTCTCTAGTGGCTCATAGTTGGCCACATAGGGCTCACCTTCTAACCACTTAAAATCTTGAGGAGAAATCAGTAAATTGGAGGCGAACGCACTCCCTGTAAATTTACGGCAGCGGGAGCAATTACAATACTGGAATATTCCCAAATGACCGGTGATTACATAGGTAACTTTCTTGCAAAGGCAACTACCTGTAACTCGATAGGTAGACATGTCACACTCCTACGATGATAGTGAAGGCTAACACCTTCATTTTGAGTGGGGCTGTGGTTGCTCTCGTAACTTGAACTATGCCACACTTCGCGATTTTCGGTATCCTGAAGCTATCATGGAATCACACATTGTTTACGCCTTTCCTACAGGGCAGCACGCTAACCGATTTTTAAATACCCTCAAAGTATGGGACGTTACCGACGTCAAAGTGAAATTATTCCAAGGAGCGGATAAGGTCAAAGTATCCTATATCATCTCCGAAGGTGGCTTCGACACAACGGTATCGCAACTCGACCAATTAGCTGAATCATTTGGAGGCTGGGAATATTCATAAAAATATTCTCTTACCTCCCCTAACTTTAGTAACTTGAATTAGGCGTTATATCAGGATTTATTTCACCATAAACCTCTTCAGGATCTACATCATTAATGAGCAATTCTTCCCTTACCGCTTCAATATGATCCAGAACAATCTGATATCGATCGCCATACTCATATTTCGTAACCTCAATGGCCTTAGGCATATAAGTAAAGGCTATTTTCAAAGCCTCCAATGCCGATTCACTCATTTTTTCACTCATCGGTAAATCCTCTTTGTGTAAATAATTATGATGGAGTGACATAGCCCACGGTCGAGTCATGCTATCGACTAGCCATCCTCTGAGCCACCACTGACATCAGGTAACTTCCTAATATAGATCGCGGCAACCAAAGATAAACATGATAATACTAAGATAATCACCTCAGCGCCTAATAAGTCACTTACCACGCCAACCAAACCGCCTGCCAGCATAAGAACACCGATAACCGTATTAGATACGGCCACATAAGCCGCTCGATTATCTGCACTCGCCATATCAACAAGGTACACTTTACGCCCTAGTCTTACACCACCATGCATTACATTCAGAATAAAAAAGATAGCCGCAAAACCATAGACATTGATCACCCAAGCCCAGTCATTGGTTATAGCCAAAAAAGTGAATATTCCAATAAAAGCAGAACTTGTCGCTGCAATGATCATGACACTCTTACTGGATCGATCCCCCATATTTCCCCAAAAAGGAGCCGATAGACTTGTACCTAACCCATTAGCGATGATCAATGTACCCAACCCTAGTAATGCACCGCTTACATTTTCTTGAATAGCAAGCACGAAAAAGGGAGGAGACAGAGCAACCGATAACAGCAAACCCCTCGCAATAACAAACTGACGAAACACGGGATCACTTTTTAGTAATGAAAGCTGTTGCAAAGCGACACTGATCGCATTTCCACCACCCTCGGTAGCACCTGGCTGCTCGATAATTGATGAGAAGAAGAGTGCTGCCACAATCCATACACAACCACCAAAGGCTAACAAGCCAGCAAAAACAAGAGTATCAGCCTGTTGGAAATGGCTCCCTCCTAGGTACAGACCAAGAATAAGAACAGCAATGCCTGAAAAACTGGCGCTCCACCCCATAAGCTTTCCTCGCCGGCTTTTTGAAATGGTTTTCCCAAGCACATCTTTCGCTGATACAGAGCATAGGCCTCGGCAAACACTAAACACCAATAGCATAACTAATATGGCTGCCCCGGCTTCTATGCCATCTAATTTGAGAGCAACGTAGGCCATGACCAATAGGCTAATCGCGGACAATAAAGCACCTAATACCCAGACTTTCTTTCTAACAGCCACCTTTCTGACTATGGCTGCAACCGCAAGCTGGGGTAAGAGCACCCCTCCCTCACGAATAGGCACAAGGAAACCCGTAAGAAAAGCGGGCACGCCTAATGCTCCAAAAAGCCAAGGTAAAATTAATTTGGCACTTGCGGCCTCATCCGCAAGTTTGCTAAAAAAATTAGCCGCCAGATAGGCCGAAAAATTACGCGGTTGATCATCGCATGCAGACTCCGGTATATCTTTGCATACACGAGCATCCTCATCACCGGTAAGGTAGTTATAGAGTGTCTCAGTAAAAGTGTTGTCGTCTTTTCGGGCCATAATCCATTAATTTGTAAAAGTCGAATCCATAGAGGCACATCATCACAAAACAGTTGCGATATTATGTCCAGCCTTTAGAAATAGCATGATTCTTTATTTGATACAAAATGAAGATTAGCAAACAGCGCACGGGCAGAGCTTTTGGTATTGTCTGTGTCTGAGGCTAAAGCTATTTGTATTAACTTGGCACCTGCTGAGTTAAACAGCTCATTGACATCTGTTTGAACGTTGCGACGCTCATCTACCCAGCGCCCGGTATCCACACTCCCAGTTCTCTGCACAACCATTTTAGCTCGGTCGGTATATACATTATTTTGTTGTGTACCTATAGGGTGTTTGTTGTCCCATACATAATTAATGGCAGCTTCCGGAACTTGGTCTCCATAAATTTGCCGGGCTAGGGATAGCTTTAATCTCGTACCTAAGCCGAGCTGATCATCAGGCAGATCAAACGTCAAATACAGTCGTGCTGCGTAATCATCCCCCGCTTTGATATTCATATCCGCCTGATCTACAGGCATGTCTACCCACCACTGCCAACACAGAATAGGGGTTTTCTCGATATCGACTTCCACTGGTCTTGCCAGCAAAGCCATACTGGATTCAGCAACAGCTTCCAGCGCTGATCGGTTGTGCCAATCAATAATTTGAAATTGTGTCGCGGGTATTTTCTCGTCAAATCTTACAACTTGCCAAGGCGAGACAGGTTGAGAGTTTGAGCTATCAAAGCGCCCAACAGAAACAGGCTCAGCTGTTACGAAGGAGGACGATACAGCCGCTAATACGCAGCAGCACACCAGAACTAAATCACGAAACAGGCAACGATACGCAACAGAAAATAGCGACATAAACGACTCCTCATTGATAAGCGGTAGAACCCGCTATTTTTATTAGTCGTTTGGTATACAGATTCCTTACACGTTAATGGTTTATTTCTCTAAACTTCGCGCACAGGTCTGCCACCATCGACACGCCGATTAATGGATGTGGGATTGGTGCCACAGCTAGGACAATATCGACCGCTGGAAGCGCAGGCAATTGAGCCTTTTCATCGATTTTGTGCAGCCCTTCCGAAACGCTTGATCGGGCCATCGCACTGATACCTATGCCTTCCTTGAGCAAACTTTTAATCGCTGTCGCGCTGGATGTCGCACACAGCAAACGGTAACGACGAGATTGCTTTTCCAGCCCATCAATTGCCGTACTATGAAACTTACAATCCGCTTCATACATCACTAGGGGTAACTCATCTGCCTCAATCAGTTCAGGAAAACCACCATGTACCCATACCCCTTTATCATGTTTAAGCAAATATCCCTCCTCTTTTTCAGGTGATCGGGTAAGGATTGCCAGGTCAATATCACCGTTATCTAACATCAAGCGTAATTGCGTACTGCAATCGCACTGGATCCGAATACTGGACTGAGGTAATGACTGCATTAGTAACGTTACGAATTGTGGAAGTATGGACTGGGCGTAATCGTCAGGGCACCCGATTCGAATGGGTTGGTGCTGGCGATGGCTAGCGAGCTCCCCCAAAACTTCATCATGCATGGCTAATATTCGGCGTGCATAGCTAACCAGCAAACGCCCCTGCTCTGTTAGCACCAAATACCGACCATTTTTCTGAAAGAGTGTCTGACCTGCGTCCTCTTCCAGCTTTTTCATCTGCATACTAATTGCACTTTGCGTTCTAAAGGTCTGTTTAGCAGCTCTTGTAAAACTACCCGTATCAACAAAAGCAATAAAACTTCTCAAAGCCTCTATATCCAAAACATTAACTCCGTATCCATCTATCAGCTTTATTGATAAGTCATATAAAAACTATTCGCTAGTCGATATAAACACAAGTAGACAGAATAACTTTATCCCAAACAATCAATGGAGACTGACTAATGGAACTTATCATCGGCAATAAAAACTACTCATCCTGGTCATTGCGTGGCTGGCTAATGCTAAAAGGTTTTGATATTCCTTTTACCGAAATAAAGCTACCACTACGCACCGATATCTTTAACCAACAGATTGGCCAATATACTGCCGCTAGAAAGGTTCCGGCATTGATTGACGGTGATATTCGGGTATGGGACTCACTGTCGATTTGTGAATATATCAATGAAACGTATCTTGACGGGAAGGGCTGGCCTCTTTCAGCTTCGGATCGAGCGCTAGCACGCTCTATCAGCTGTGAAATGCATTCTGGTTTTTTTAATCTGCGCGCAGAGATGCCAATGAATTGCCGTGCTAAACGTAACATGCAACCATCAGATTTAGCCTTAGAGGAAATCAAACGCATTGATAATATCTGGGCCACCTGCAGAGAGAAGTCATCCACTCAAGGAGAATGGTTATTCGGCGACTTTTCGATTGCAGATATTATGTATGCCCCCGTCGCTCTTAGGTTCGCAACTTATCAAACAAAACTGAGTGACCTATCGTCTGACTATGTCACCTCAGTACTTAATCATCCTGCTGTCATTGAGTGGACAGACGAGGCAATGGGCGAAGAGGAAATTATTCAAGCCGAGGAAGTAGGAACCCCTGTATAAAAAGATGTGAAGAAGGGCTTCTGATTGTAGGTGGTTAACCTACATCAGCAGCCTTTCGGTAAGCATACTTTTGTTTGTACATATCTCTATCTGCATGACGTAAGAGGTCATTTTTCATTTGGCCGTCACGCGGGTACAAACTAACTCCTATACTGGCTTTAAAACTAAATATTTCACTATCCAGCTGCACAGGGTCGGCCAATTTACTTTGTATTTTATCAATCACACGGCCTACATCACTTTCATTACGCACCCCTGGAAGCAATATCACAAACTCATCCCCTCCCATTCGGGCAACGGTATCTGAATCCCGAACAGACGTTGCTAAGCGCTTAGCAACAACCTGTAACACTCTATCCCCCACCTCATGACCAAAGGTGTCATTTACGACTTTAAAACCATCCAGATCGAGAAAAATAACCCCCATCAGGCTCTGATCGGCTTTTGCTTGAGATAGCGCCTCATCGAAGCGTTCATAAAAAAGTATACGGTTAGGTAACTGAGTAAGCGGGTCAAAATGCGCCATCTCTCTTAGCTGAGCTTCTAACTCCTTATGCTCGGTAATATCTTTTGCCATGCAGATAATATGATATTGCCCCTCGACCCGCTGAACATAAGTATTACGCCACTCACAGAGAATCATTGAGCCGTCTTTTCTAACGTTCCAGTTTTCTGATTGGCTATTTGCCGTAGTAACATTATCCTTTTGAATAAGTGCCTTGACGTGCTCTCTGACAGACTCAGGAACGATCAAATCAACTACTGGTAAACCAACCGCTTCAGAGGCTGCCCAACCAAAAGTCTTTTCGGCCTCACGATTCCAGCTAACGACTGTTCCATTGTGATCAAGCGTCATTAACGCAAGTGGAGCACGCTCCATCAAAGTTGCCAGATTGCTCTCACTCAAAGAGATACGCCGATAGAGACTTACTAAATAGATGGCCGCTGTAAAAATCAGCAGCGTTACAGCAAACGAGACTAGCAGCCAATTCTGTAGCCTTTCCAGCTTCTGATCTTCAGGCAAACGATATAAAAAATCTCGAAACTCATAGTCTTTAGGCAGCATCCCCACCGCTTTATACGTATCGGCGATATGTTGCCAACGATCTATATGCATATAGCCCTCTTCAACCAAATCCGGAAGAAGTAAGCGCTTCATTTCCTGAGCTTCAAAACGAAGATGATTTATGGAGTGCCGCTGCGAATATTTGCTGTATATCAAATGGACGATCTCATCCGGGTGTTGCATCGCGTACTTCCACCCTTTAAAGCTCGCTTCACGAAACTTAGCCACTAACTGTGGATCATGTTCAACCAACGCTTGGGTGGTAAAGAGATTATCTCCATAAAAATCGATACCCGCCGAAGTTGGCTCAAACAAGCGATAGCTATATCCTAATCGCTCAAGCGTATAAGGTTCATCAGTCGTGTATACACTCATAGCATCCACTTGTTTTTCTACCAGTGCCTGAGTATTGTACTGATGCTTATGGACTTCACTGGCTTCTAAAGCCACCCCTTCCCTCTGCAAATACAGCTTTAGATCGGCCGCACCCGGTTCCATCATGACACGCTTACCCGCAAGGTCATGTACTGTTCGAATCCCACTCCCCTCTAACGCCAAAAAACCTAAAGGAGAATGCTGATAAACCACACCCAATACCACCACGGGTGCACCGCCTGCATGGTGGACCATCAACTCAGAAGTGCCTACACCAAAATCTACATCCCCCGCCAGTACGCGATCTACCGGATCTTCACCTTCAACAGCCTCGATCAGCTCCACATTAAAGCCAGCATCAGCGTAATAGCCTTTTTCAAGCGCAGCGTAGTACCCAGCAAACTGAAACTGATGTTTCCACTTGAGCTGCAGCTTGATATCTTTATGATCTGCCATAGCAGCAGATACAGTGAAGAGCTGCAGAAACAGAACAAGGCACACATTCAAAAATATCTTCAAACACTACCTCAATAGGTTTCTCACAAACGGCATGATTAAGTTGAGTATCCGTTCAATTAACTATAGTAAAAAATAAACTTGTCATACATTCTGAACGCATCTGTCACGACAAAGCCAATATTTTTTTGTTAAGATCAGGGTAATCACTTAGCTTTTATAGGATTCAACTATGGACTTTAACGGTACC includes:
- a CDS encoding uracil-DNA glycosylase family protein; this encodes MTLQDYHSVLAEVRACTLCAAHLAHGVRPVLQLNPKAKILLVGQAPGRKVHETGIPFNDASGDRLRSWLGISREVFYDEEQIAIVPMGFCFPGTGKSGDLPPRAECELTWREKVLALLPNIEFTIVLGKYAQAYHFRNHRGNLTQLVQTWQHYWPDKVPLPHPSPRNNLWLRRNPWFEAELLPELRQRVHRLVEARVSV
- a CDS encoding DUF3047 domain-containing protein, translated to MSLFSVAYRCLFRDLVLVCCCVLAAVSSSFVTAEPVSVGRFDSSNSQPVSPWQVVRFDEKIPATQFQIIDWHNRSALEAVAESSMALLARPVEVDIEKTPILCWQWWVDMPVDQADMNIKAGDDYAARLYLTFDLPDDQLGLGTRLKLSLARQIYGDQVPEAAINYVWDNKHPIGTQQNNVYTDRAKMVVQRTGSVDTGRWVDERRNVQTDVNELFNSAGAKLIQIALASDTDNTKSSARALFANLHFVSNKESCYF
- a CDS encoding GNAT family N-acetyltransferase; the encoded protein is MRELVLEDAEFIFDLYNTPAFKKFVGDKQLRTLVDAEAYLVDTLVAMYQIPGMGLLKVERKVDNVPIGLCGLIKRDSLNDIDLGFGFLPMWEGQGYAFESANEVLNFAKHVLGIDRVVAITLSNNTPCVRLLSRLGFSYECVQERVSDEVTLGLYGKAL
- a CDS encoding MFS transporter, which produces MARKDDNTFTETLYNYLTGDEDARVCKDIPESACDDQPRNFSAYLAANFFSKLADEAASAKLILPWLFGALGVPAFLTGFLVPIREGGVLLPQLAVAAIVRKVAVRKKVWVLGALLSAISLLVMAYVALKLDGIEAGAAILVMLLVFSVCRGLCSVSAKDVLGKTISKSRRGKLMGWSASFSGIAVLILGLYLGGSHFQQADTLVFAGLLAFGGCVWIVAALFFSSIIEQPGATEGGGNAISVALQQLSLLKSDPVFRQFVIARGLLLSVALSPPFFVLAIQENVSGALLGLGTLIIANGLGTSLSAPFWGNMGDRSSKSVMIIAATSSAFIGIFTFLAITNDWAWVINVYGFAAIFFILNVMHGGVRLGRKVYLVDMASADNRAAYVAVSNTVIGVLMLAGGLVGVVSDLLGAEVIILVLSCLSLVAAIYIRKLPDVSGGSEDG
- a CDS encoding LysR family transcriptional regulator, whose amino-acid sequence is MDIEALRSFIAFVDTGSFTRAAKQTFRTQSAISMQMKKLEEDAGQTLFQKNGRYLVLTEQGRLLVSYARRILAMHDEVLGELASHRQHQPIRIGCPDDYAQSILPQFVTLLMQSLPQSSIRIQCDCSTQLRLMLDNGDIDLAILTRSPEKEEGYLLKHDKGVWVHGGFPELIEADELPLVMYEADCKFHSTAIDGLEKQSRRYRLLCATSSATAIKSLLKEGIGISAMARSSVSEGLHKIDEKAQLPALPAVDIVLAVAPIPHPLIGVSMVADLCAKFREINH
- a CDS encoding penicillin-binding protein codes for the protein MSEKMSESALEALKIAFTYMPKAIEVTKYEYGDRYQIVLDHIEAVREELLINDVDPEEVYGEINPDITPNSSY
- a CDS encoding diguanylate cyclase domain-containing protein; translated protein: MADHKDIKLQLKWKHQFQFAGYYAALEKGYYADAGFNVELIEAVEGEDPVDRVLAGDVDFGVGTSELMVHHAGGAPVVVLGVVYQHSPLGFLALEGSGIRTVHDLAGKRVMMEPGAADLKLYLQREGVALEASEVHKHQYNTQALVEKQVDAMSVYTTDEPYTLERLGYSYRLFEPTSAGIDFYGDNLFTTQALVEHDPQLVAKFREASFKGWKYAMQHPDEIVHLIYSKYSQRHSINHLRFEAQEMKRLLLPDLVEEGYMHIDRWQHIADTYKAVGMLPKDYEFRDFLYRLPEDQKLERLQNWLLVSFAVTLLIFTAAIYLVSLYRRISLSESNLATLMERAPLALMTLDHNGTVVSWNREAEKTFGWAASEAVGLPVVDLIVPESVREHVKALIQKDNVTTANSQSENWNVRKDGSMILCEWRNTYVQRVEGQYHIICMAKDITEHKELEAQLREMAHFDPLTQLPNRILFYERFDEALSQAKADQSLMGVIFLDLDGFKVVNDTFGHEVGDRVLQVVAKRLATSVRDSDTVARMGGDEFVILLPGVRNESDVGRVIDKIQSKLADPVQLDSEIFSFKASIGVSLYPRDGQMKNDLLRHADRDMYKQKYAYRKAADVG
- a CDS encoding glutathione S-transferase family protein; the protein is MELIIGNKNYSSWSLRGWLMLKGFDIPFTEIKLPLRTDIFNQQIGQYTAARKVPALIDGDIRVWDSLSICEYINETYLDGKGWPLSASDRALARSISCEMHSGFFNLRAEMPMNCRAKRNMQPSDLALEEIKRIDNIWATCREKSSTQGEWLFGDFSIADIMYAPVALRFATYQTKLSDLSSDYVTSVLNHPAVIEWTDEAMGEEEIIQAEEVGTPV
- a CDS encoding GFA family protein yields the protein MSTYRVTGSCLCKKVTYVITGHLGIFQYCNCSRCRKFTGSAFASNLLISPQDFKWLEGEPYVANYEPLETKHFATSFCSHCGSSLPWVAKTGKAVVIPAGTLDDDPQIKPSQSIFCASRGDWYVDPESLPQHDEMPPRKG